Proteins co-encoded in one Quercus robur chromosome 8, dhQueRobu3.1, whole genome shotgun sequence genomic window:
- the LOC126695356 gene encoding uncharacterized protein LOC126695356, with protein MGNCLSNKSLAQEEEVPKEAEVVEQTKPSTASKLEPVKLVDGGQKKKKVVRFKLEEDDTNVGTSSEGDSRSGVVRIRVVVTQKELKQILDCKEGLKYSSVEQLVNALNLRGRKISEVRTSDEDEGINSNWRPALESIPEDH; from the coding sequence ATGGGAAATTGCCTAAGTAATAAGAGCTTAGCACAAGAAGAAGAGGTGCCAAAGGAAGCAGAAGTGGTTGAACAAACAAAGCCGTCTACAGCATCCAAATTAGAGCCAGTGAAGCTTGTTGATGGGggtcagaagaagaagaaggtggtaAGGTTCAAGCTCGAAGAAGATGATACTAATGTTGGTACAAGCAGTGAAGGTGATTCTAGAAGTGGGGTTGTGAGGATTAGAGTGGTGGTGACCCAGAAAGAGTTGAAACAAATTTTGGATTGTAAGGAGGGCTTAAAGTATTCTTCTGTGGAGCAATTGGTAAATGCATTGAACTTGAGAGGAAGGAAGATTTCTGAAGTTAGAACAAGTGATGAAGATGAAGGCATAAATAGCAATTGGAGGCCAGCTTTGGAGAGCATTCCAGAGGACCATTGA